The following DNA comes from Meiothermus sp..
CTGGGGCTGGGCGCAGGCCCACTTTGGCGCCCACCCCTACCTGCAGGAGGCCGCGGGGATTCTGGCCGCCTCGCTGGTGTACTTTTTTGTGAACGTCGGGAGCGTCACCTACATAATCTACCTGGCCAGCGGGGCCAGCCTGCGCAAGGTCTGGTTTGAAAACTTCGGCTGGCTCTGGGTGAGTTACCTGGTGCAGGCCCCCATCGGCCTGCTGCTGGCCAAGGCCTACCAGACCCCCCTCATCTGGGGCTGGGGCGGGTTTACGGTACTCTTTATGATGCTTTTGCTCTACTTCTCGCGCTTCTACTGGGACGAAAAGGTGAAGATCGAGGCGGCCTTCGACGACACCATCGAGGTGCTGGTGGCGGCCCTGGACGCCAAAGACCCCTTCACCCGGCTGCACTCCGAGCGGGTGGCGGCCATCGCCGGCAGCATCGCCAAGCGGATGGGCTTCGACGAGCAGGATGTAAAGCGCATCACCTATGCCGCCCGCATCCACGACATTGGCAAAGTAGCCATCCCAGACTCCATCCTGCTCAAGCCCGGCAAGCTAACCCCAGAGGAGTTTGATCTCATCAAAACCCATCCCACCAAAGGCCTCGAGGTGCTCCACCCCATGCAAAGCCGGTTATCCAAGGAGGTACAGGGTGTCATCGCCCATCACCACGAACGTTGGGATGGTAGCGGCTATCCCAGTCGGCTTAAGGAGGAGCAAATTCCACTCTGGGCGCGCATAGTAGCGCTGGCCGACGCCTACGAGGCCATGACCGCAGGCCGGGCTTACAGCCCGGCCAAAACGCCCCAGGAAGCCCTTAATGAGATAATCATGCAAGCGGGGCGGCAGTTCGACCCGCAGGTGGTCAAGCACTTCGAGGCCCTGTGGCACGAAGACCCCATCTGGAAGGATCGGGAGGAATTCTTACGACGCTATACCTTGCCAGCGCACTTATCGGGATTGCCCTTGCGCTCGGGCTCCGGGCAAGTCTCCGCGATATCGCCAGCCTCGAGCTCAGGTCGGCCTGGGCCTTCGTAGCAGCAGCGCTGCTGGAAGGGGGCCTGGCCTTTGCCACCGTTCGCGGCCTGGTGGCCCCCGAAATTGCCGGCCCAGTCGCCAAAGCCCTGGTGCTGCTGCTGGTGGGCTATGGTGTGTGGGTCAATGCCCATCTGCGCGGGCTGTGGTTTGTGGGGCTGGGGCTTTTGTGTAACGCGCTAGTTATTTTCGCCAATAGAGGGCATATGCCTGTAAGCAGCGAGGCGCTGTATAGGGTGGGGTTGGAGTCCTATATCCCCAAACTCCAGCAGCAGTACGACGCCGTCCATACCCTGATGACCGGCTCCACACAGCTATGGTTTCTGGCCGACATTATTCCGGTGCACGTGCTGGGCTACACCAACGTAATTAGCCTGGGCGACGTGTACCTGATGGTGGGCATCGCACTCACCATCGTGGGTGGGGCGTTGGAAAGCAAAAGAAAGGCACAGGAACCTATAGACATCGACTTAAGTTTCTAGTACGACGGCTTTGATTGTGCTGCACTGTTCCTATTTCGGCGTGAAAAAGAAAGCGAAGCCCAGCAGCACATATACCCCCAAGAGCATTACCCCTTCCAGCCAGTGGCTTTCTCCATCCCGCACCACCGCATTGGTGGCCAGAATCGAGGCTGCCAGGGCGGCAAGCTCTAGCGGATTTTGAAACACCAAGTCCATAGGACGGCCCGCCAGGTAACCCACAATCACCAGAATGGGGGCCACCAGGAGGGCAATTTGCAAGGAAGAGCCCACTGCAATCTGCACTGCCAGATCCATCTTGTTCTTCATGGCGAAAATTACCGCCGCGAAGTGCTCGGCAGCATTGCCCACCAGTGGAATCAGGATGATGCCCACAAAGAATTCCGAAAGCCCCAGGGTTTTGGTGGCCTCCTCGAGGCTCCCCACTAAAAACTCGGCCATCACCGCCACCCCCACCGTGGCCGCTGCCAGCACCCCCACCGCCACCGGCAGGCTCCAGTGGGCCTCGTGGTGGGCCTCGTCGGACAGGCCCGAAACCAAATCTTTGTGGGTTCTGAGCGAAAAGTAGATGTTGGCAAGGTAAATCAGGATTAGCACCCCAGCGGTGGCCAGGCTGAACATCTGGTCGGGCAGGGCCGGGTTCGACACCTTGAAAAAGTTGCGCTCGGCGATGTCAAAAAAGGCCGGCAGCATGAAGGCAATTAGGGTGAGGGTCAGCAGCGAGGTCATCACGCCCGCGGCTTTGGCGTTGAAGCGCTGGGTGCTGTAGCGCAACCCCCCCATAAAAATCGAGAGCCCCAGCACTAGCAGAAGGTTGGAGAGGATCGAGCCGGTGATGCTGGCTTTTACCACCTCGAGCTTGCCCGCCAGCAGGGCCACCAGGGCGATAATCAGCTCCGCCGCGTTGCCAAAAGTGGCGTTGAGCAGCCCCCCCACCGTGCTGCCCGCACGGGCCGCCAGCTCCTCGGTGGCCCGGCCCATAAAACCCGCCAGCGGCAGCAGGGCCAGGGCCGAGATCAGAAAAATCCAGACCGCAGGGGCGTGCAGCACTTCCAGGGCAATCGCCAGAGGGACAAAGCCCAGCAAAATGTAGTTCCACATGAGGGTTATTCTACGCCGATATCGGGCTTATAGCCGGTTCTTCTATTTGTATTTGAGCGCAAGACGCAATTCCTTACCGACCCCGTCGTCTAGAGCCCAGATGCTCGGCACAACTCAGTCCAACCACTTCTCCATGAAGATCAGGTCATCGCGGCGGTAGCCGAGCCGCTCGAAGAAATCCTGGGCCCCGGTGTAGGATGGCTCGACTAAAAGGTTTAGCTTCTGGCAGCCCTTAGCTTTGAGGCGGGCCTCGAGCTCCTCCAGCATCCGCTTACCCCAGCCCTGCCCCTGGCCAAAGGGGTGGACAGCCATGTGGTACAGCCAGCCCCGCCGCCCGTCGTAGCCCGCCAGCAAGGCCCCCAGAATCTGGCCGTCCTCCTCCACCACCAAGAACAGATCGGGGTCGCGCTCGAGCTTCTTCTGCAGCCCCTCGAAGCTATCCGAGGGGTTGAGCTCCAGGCCCGCGTCTTGCCAGAGGGCCAGTACACTCGTGTAGTCGGCCATGCGGAACTCACGGATGGGCATACTTTAGAGTAGCGCAAAACCCCACACAGAAAAAAGGCGGCCTCGAAGACAAGCGGGCACCGCGGAAGCAGTTACGGTTTGAACACCACCTTGATGCCCCGCCGGGTGGCCGCGGTTTTGATGGCCTCGGGCCAGGCCTCGAGGCCAAATTTGTGGGTGACCATGGCCTCCACACCCTCCATCTCGGGCAGCAGCCTGACCGCCTCGGCGAAGTCGTCCCAGCTATAGGCATAGCTGCCCACCAGCCTCACCTCGCGGAACCAGTAGGGCGAAAAGTCGTGCAAGGCGGTGGCCGGGGCCCCCAGCAGCAAGACCCGCCCCCCTTCCTGCACAGCCCAGCTAGCCTCCTGTAAACCCCTGGGGGAACCCGAGGCCTCCACCACCCCCTCAAAACCGCCCCGCCAGGAGGTGGCCCCCAAAATACCCCGGTAACGCCGGCCTCCGGCCGCTTGTTGAGCCGCCTGGGTGGAGGGAAAAACCTGATTAGCGCCAAACTGCCGTGCTAACTCGGCCTGGCGGGGATGGCGAGCCACCGCCCACAAAGGCCCCTCAAACCCCAGCACCCGCAGCATTTTGACGGCCAGCAGACCGATGGTTCCGGCCCCAATGACCAGTACCTGAGCAGGCCAGTTCATGCGCCAATTCATGTGATGGATTTCTGGCTTGGTGCGGGGTTTGCTTTCGCCCCAGGCCTGCCGCAGTCCGTGCAGCACCACCGCTGCAGGTTCAGTGAGTACGGCGCGCTCGTCGGGCACGCTTTCGGCAATGGGAAAGATGCGTTCGCGGTGGGCCACCATACGCTGGGCCCAGCCGCCCCCCAGGTCTTTGCAAAAGCCCAGCATACCGGGGCCAAAGTTGCCTTCGGCCACGTTGAGGCAGAGGTGATCGTCGCCCCGGGCACAGGCCGGACAGTCCGGCAGGCCGCGCTCGAGGCAGGCCAGCACCGGATTGACCGCCACCCGCACCCCCCCCAGCTCGGCTAGAATCTCGTGCCCCAGGATCGCCGGGAAGGAGAACATCCCGGAAAGGGTGGGGGCCTGTTTGCCGTAGAGCAGGGCCAGATCACTCCCGCAAATGCCCGATAGCCGCACCTTGAGGCGCTCAAAACCCGCGGGCCGTTCGGGTTCGGGTAGGGTGGCTAGCTGCAAGGAAAGCGCCCGGGCCGGGTAGCGCTTACCCAACAGCTTGGCGGCCGCGTAACGCGGGATGGAGGGAGTAAAGAGCAAACCGCGCATAAGCACCCGCGAACCAGCACCGAGGCGGGTTAGGTTTTGGGTAGCTGGAGCCGTCGCCGAGGTTTGCATGCCCCTCCATTTTGCTCCCAAATAGACTTTGGAGAAAGATCACCTCAGAACTATCTGCAGGTTTTGCATGACCCGCCGGGTGGCTGGCGATTTGTTGAGGGTGTAGAGGTGCAGGCCCGGAACCCCGGCCTCGAGCAGCTCCTGGGCCTGGCGGGTGGTGTGCTCAACCCCGATCTCCAGCACCTCCTCGGGGCTTTGGGCGCGCTCGAGGCGCGAGAGCAGCGGCCCTGGGATGCTGGCCCCGCACAGATCCATGAATCGGCGCACCTGGGCCAGGTCGGTGATGGGCATCAGGCCCGGCACGATGGGCACCCGAATCCCAATGCGGCGAGCCCGCTCCACGAAGCCAAAGTAAAGCGCGTTGTTGAAGAAAAGCTGGGTGACCACGAAGTCGAGACCGGCCTCCACCTTTTGCTTCAGGTGGCGCAGGTCGGCCTCGAGGCTCACCGCCTCTGGGTGTCCCTCGGGGTAGCCGCCCCCAGCCACCGCGAAGCGATCGCCAAACTCGGCCCGGATCAGGGCCACGAGTTCGGAGGCGTAGCGGAAACCCCCGGCCACCGGCTGGAATTCCCGTGCCCCGTGGGGGGGGTCGCCCCGCAGCGCCATGATGTTCTCCACCCCCGCCTGGGCATACTCGTGCAGGCGGGCCAGCAGTTCCTCGCGGGTGCTGCCCACGCAGGTCAGATGGGCCATGGCCGGCAGCCCCACCTCGTTCTGGATGCGGGCGGCCCACTCGGCGGTTTTGTTGCGCTCGCTGCCCCCGGCCCCATAGGTGATAGAGACAAAGGCGGGCTTCAGGGGCTTTAACTCGTGCAGGGTGCGGAACAGGGCGGCCTCGCCCTGGGGGGTTTTGGGCGGAAAGAACTCGAAGGAGAAAAGCGGTCGGCCGCTTTGCAGCAGGGTGCTAATCTTCATGGCCCACCTGCTCCACACTGGCCAACGCCTCCAGGAGCATCTGCTGGAGGTCCTGGGGGCTCTCGAGGCCCACCGAAAGGCGGATGGTCTCCGGGCCCACCCCCGCCGCCCGGCGGGCTGCCTCGGGGATGCGGCTGTGGGTGGTGGTCCAGGGGTGCACCGCCAGGGTGCGGGCATCCCCCACGTTGGGCGCCTGGATGATCTTCAGGTTGGCAAGGAAGCGGCTGGCCCCCTCGAGCCCTCCCCGGATGCCAAAGGTCAGGATGCTGCCAAACCCCCCGCGCAGGTACTGGGCGGCCCGGGGGTGGGCCGGGTCGGTGGGCAGGCCGGGGTAGCGCACCCAGGCCACCTGGGGCTGGGACTCGAGCCAGCGGGCCAGGGTCAGGGCGGTCTGGCTGGCCCGCTCGATGCGCAGCGCCAGGGTCTCGAGGCCCTGAAAAAGCAAATAGGCGTTGAAGGGCGAGAGCACCATCCCGCCCAGCGAGAGCCCCAACTGGCGCACCCGCTCCAGGAAACACCGCGCCCCAAACTGCTCCCAGGGGATTTTGCCCTGGGCATCGGGGCTGGTGAACTGCGGGTAATGCTGCCAGAGGGCGGTTTCCCGCGAGAGCACCGCACCCCCCAGAATTGAGCCGTGGCCGCTGGCCCACTTGGTTAAGCTGTGCACCACCACGTGCGCCCCGTGCTCCAGGGGGCGGGCCAGGGCCCCCACCGCGCCAAAGGTGTTGTCCACCACCAGGGCCACCCGGTGGGCCTCGCACAGCCCGGCCAGCCCTTGCAGGTCGGGGAGCTCGAGCGAGGGGTTGCCCAGCACCTCCACGAAAACCGCCCGGGTCTTCTCGTTCAAAGCCGCCTGCACCGCCGCCACTTCGGGCGCCACAAAGTGCACCCGCACCCCCATCAGGCCAAACACCTGGTTCAAAAGGCCCACCGTGCCGCCAAACAAGCCGGGGCTGGCTATCACCTCGTCGCCCGCGCGCACCAGGGCCAGCAGGCTGGCAAAGCTGGCGGCCTGCCCCGAGGCCAGGCAGACCGCCCCCAAAGCCCCTTCCAGGGCGGTGAGGCGGGCCTCGAGGGCCGCCACCGTGGGGTTCTGGAGGCGGGTATAGGTGTAGCCCTGGTTGGTGGCAAACTTGTGGGCGCCGTCCTCCAGGTCGGCGAAACCATAGGCCGCCGTCGCATAGATCGGCACGCCCACCGCGTTATGGGGATCTTGTGGGGGAAGCCCACTCAAAACAGCCAGACTAGAAAACTCCATCTACCCTCCTTCTGTCCTGCACGAAGAAGGGCTTTGTTCCCTTCTTCCATCTTTCCCCTGGTGCCTTTGCTGTGCCTAGCGACACCGGGGCGGATTTGGCACCAAGCGCGGGGGTTTCTCGGTAATGGGCGATTACCCCCGCAGGTTGCCGCAGCTTCATCGGGCCGTTCCCTCCGCTGCTCTGGATAGAAGAACTGCTTACCCTGGGTGGGTAAGGTTCTATGCAATGGTATGGGCTGGGAGAAGCGTCGTCAAGCTACAGGTAGCCCACCCGCCGGAGCTCCTCCTCCACCGTCGCCAGCACCTTTCGGTAGGCCTCCTCCAGCGTCACCCCCCGCAGGGTGGCCCCCGCCGCCGGCACATGGCCTCCACCGCCCAGCTTGACCGCCACCGCCTGGGCCGAGACCCCCCCACGGCTGCGAATGCTGATTTTCACACCTTCCTCGCGTTCGCGCAGAAAAACCGCAATCTGGCTGCCTTCGGCGTAGCGGATGATACCCACAAAGTCGTCGGAGTCTTCCTCGTTAATCCCGGGGGGCATATGGGCCGTCACCAGCAGCCCCCCAAAGTGAAACTCCACCGTGGAAAGCACCGCCCCCATCACCTTGAAGTAGCCCACCGGCCGCCACTGCAGGCGGTCGGTCAGCTCGGCCAGTTGCACCCCGTGCCCCACCAGCTCGGCGGCGGTGTGCAGCACCTCGGGGGTGGTGTTGGCAAAGCGAAAGTTGCCGGTGTCGGTGATCAGGCCGGTCAGCACCGGGGTGGCAATCTCGGGTGTCCAGGTGACCCCCAGCGCATCAATCAGGTCTTTGACGATCTGGGCGGTGGCAGCCTTGGAGGGATCCACCACCGAAAGGTAGCCAAAGCGCGGGTTGGTGCCGTGGTGGTCAATGTTGATCACGAATCCCTCCACCGGCGCGCCCGCCACCCGGCTGGGCTCCGCCGAGTCCAGCACCACCAGGGTGGCCCCCTCCGGCACCTGCTGGATGGGGTCGCTGTACTCGTCTTCCCGCACCAAAAACCGCAGGAAACGCGGGGGGTTGGCAATCCAGGTCACATTTTTATCCAGGGCTCTGAGGGCTCGAAAGAGCCCCAGCGACGAGCCAATGGCATCGCCATCGGGGTCTACGTGCGAGACCACGATGATGGGGCCCTCGAGCTCGCGCAAGGTGTCGGCCACGGTTCGAATCTTCTCCCAGTAGCGGGGCTCGGGGGCGTTGTGTGCAGCGTCCATAGCATCTCACTATAACGGCAAATCGCCCGGCCAAGTGAGTACGCTATTCGCCAACTCCCCTCCTCACAGCGGAAAAAATCAACGCCCCAATATCTCGGGCCGGTTGCGCGTACAGGCTATAATCCCGGTTGGACTTATGGAACGGCTCATCTCCCCCACCCCCTCCCTCAAGGGCACCCTTCGCGTTCCCGGCGACAAGTCGGTCACCCACCGCGGCCTTATGCTGGGCACGCTGGCCCAGGGCGAAAGCACCCTCTACTACCCGCTTAAGGCCGGCGACACCCTCTCCACCGCGCAGGTGATGCGCCAGCTTGGGGCCGAAATTACCGAGCAGGGCGAGCATTTTCACATCAAGGGGGTGGGCCTTCGGCTCAAAGAACCCGGCGACGTGCTCGACTGCGGCAACGCCGGCACCCTGATGCGGCTGGTGGCGGGGCTTTTGTCGGGGCAGGAAATTTTCGCGGTGCTCACTGGCGATGCCTCGCTCCGGCGGCGGCCCATGGGCCGGGTGACCCTCCCCTTGCGGCAGATGGGTGCCCGCATCGAAGGCCGCGAGAACGGCAGGCTGGCCCCCTTAGCTATCCGGGGCGGCGGGCTGCGGGGCATCCACTACGAGCTGCCGGTAGCCAGCGCCCAGGTCAAGAGTGCCCTTCTGCTGGCGGGGCTTTTTGCCGAAGAAGACACCGAGGTGCTGGAGCCGGCCCCCACCCGCGACCACACCGAGCGGGTCTTCAGGCACTACGGCCTGCCGATCGAGGTGGAAGGACGCCTGATTCGCACCCGCCGGGCCGAACCCTTCGCCGCCAAAGATCTGACCGTACCCGGCGACTTTAGCAGCGCGGCCTTTTTTATTGTGGCTGCCCTGATCACCCCCGATTCCGAGGTGACCTTGGAGGGTGTGGGCCTCAACCCCACCCGCACCGGGCTGCTCACGGTGCTCAAAGAGATGGGGGCCGACCTGAGCTGGGAAGTGACCGAGGGGCAGGACGGCGAGCCGGTGGGCTGGATCCGGGCCCGTTCCTCCCAGCTCCGGGGTGTGGCGGTAGACCCCCAACTCATCCCACTAATGGTGGACGAGGTGCCCATCCTGGCGGCGGCGGCGGCCTGGGCCGAGGGCGAGACCTATATTCCGGGCCTCGAGGAGCTGCGGGTCAAGGAGTCCGACCGGGTGGCGGCCATCGCCAAAAACCTGCAAAACCTGGGCGTGCCGGTCGAGGTAGGCCCCGACTGGCTGCGGATTCGCGGCGGCCGCGTGGCGGGGGGCGGCCTGGTTGAACCCTTCCACGACCACCGCATCGCCATGGCCTTTGCGGTCTGCGGCCTACCCAAAGGGGTCACAGTGCAGGATGCCGAGTGGGCCAGCATCAGCTTCCCGAGCTTCTGGGAAGATTTAGAACGACTCGCAGGTAACAAGTAAGGATTTTAGCCTTGAACACCGCACAAGACCAGCAACCCCACCACCGCATGACTGAGATCATCACCATAGACGGCCCCTCCGCCTCGGGCAAAACCAGCGTGGCCAAACTGGTGGCCCAGCGTCTGGGCATTCCCTACATCTCCAGCGGCCTGCTGTACCGGGCGGTGGCCCTGATGTGCTTGCTCGAGAACGTTTCTGCCGAGGAGATAGAGACGCGCTTGGCAAAGCACCGCCTCGAGCTCCAGCCCACTGCCACCCAGAACCTGGTTTTTCTGGACGGCCACGAGGTGAGCGAGGCCTTGCACAGCCTCGAGGTAGACCAGGTTGTTTCGGCGGTAGCCGTGCGCCCCGCCATCCGGGAATACGTCAACCAGGTGCTGCGCCAGATTCCGCCCCCTTTCGTGGTGGACGGGCGCGACATGGGCAGCACGGTGTTTCCCCAGGCCCGCTACAAGTTCTATCTCACCGCCAACCCCGAGGTACGGGCCCAGCGCCGCGTCCCCGAGCGGGGCGCCGCCTTCGACACGGTGCTGGCCGAAATCATCCGGCGCGACGAGGCCGACAAACGCCAGAGCGCCCCGGCCAAGGATGCCATTATCCTGGACACCAGCTACCTCGACCTCGACGGGGTGGTGCAAAGGGTGCTCGAGCACATCACCCCGCCGTCCGGGGCATCTAGCACTACCCCGTCCTGACAAAGCCAGGACGGGGACTTACCAAATCCTTTGTCTGCAAACTGCACAAAGGGTACGCCTATCCTTCAAACCCCAGCAAGAAGGGATCCTCCAGCAGCTCGGCCACAAAGCGGCAGAAGCGGGCCGCGTCGGCCCCGTCAATCAGGCGGTGGTCGTAGGAAAG
Coding sequences within:
- the cmk gene encoding (d)CMP kinase, which produces MTEIITIDGPSASGKTSVAKLVAQRLGIPYISSGLLYRAVALMCLLENVSAEEIETRLAKHRLELQPTATQNLVFLDGHEVSEALHSLEVDQVVSAVAVRPAIREYVNQVLRQIPPPFVVDGRDMGSTVFPQARYKFYLTANPEVRAQRRVPERGAAFDTVLAEIIRRDEADKRQSAPAKDAIILDTSYLDLDGVVQRVLEHITPPSGASSTTPS
- a CDS encoding GNAT family acetyltransferase, translating into MPIREFRMADYTSVLALWQDAGLELNPSDSFEGLQKKLERDPDLFLVVEEDGQILGALLAGYDGRRGWLYHMAVHPFGQGQGWGKRMLEELEARLKAKGCQKLNLLVEPSYTGAQDFFERLGYRRDDLIFMEKWLD
- the metF gene encoding methylenetetrahydrofolate reductase [NAD(P)H] — its product is MKISTLLQSGRPLFSFEFFPPKTPQGEAALFRTLHELKPLKPAFVSITYGAGGSERNKTAEWAARIQNEVGLPAMAHLTCVGSTREELLARLHEYAQAGVENIMALRGDPPHGAREFQPVAGGFRYASELVALIRAEFGDRFAVAGGGYPEGHPEAVSLEADLRHLKQKVEAGLDFVVTQLFFNNALYFGFVERARRIGIRVPIVPGLMPITDLAQVRRFMDLCGASIPGPLLSRLERAQSPEEVLEIGVEHTTRQAQELLEAGVPGLHLYTLNKSPATRRVMQNLQIVLR
- a CDS encoding HD-GYP domain-containing protein — encoded protein: MKALFPLPPLRVLIFLLVLLGAFVGLIYLLLPRPSAHLPSALDITFWVILIILSKRVAVTLPFNASMSHAYVVALAAITLFPPGLAAGLVFVFSFNKDFGRPGYTWYKDLFNRTQSGLATGLAGLAWGWAQAHFGAHPYLQEAAGILAASLVYFFVNVGSVTYIIYLASGASLRKVWFENFGWLWVSYLVQAPIGLLLAKAYQTPLIWGWGGFTVLFMMLLLYFSRFYWDEKVKIEAAFDDTIEVLVAALDAKDPFTRLHSERVAAIAGSIAKRMGFDEQDVKRITYAARIHDIGKVAIPDSILLKPGKLTPEEFDLIKTHPTKGLEVLHPMQSRLSKEVQGVIAHHHERWDGSGYPSRLKEEQIPLWARIVALADAYEAMTAGRAYSPAKTPQEALNEIIMQAGRQFDPQVVKHFEALWHEDPIWKDREEFLRRYTLPAHLSGLPLRSGSGQVSAISPASSSGRPGPS
- a CDS encoding zinc-binding dehydrogenase, giving the protein MRGLLFTPSIPRYAAAKLLGKRYPARALSLQLATLPEPERPAGFERLKVRLSGICGSDLALLYGKQAPTLSGMFSFPAILGHEILAELGGVRVAVNPVLACLERGLPDCPACARGDDHLCLNVAEGNFGPGMLGFCKDLGGGWAQRMVAHRERIFPIAESVPDERAVLTEPAAVVLHGLRQAWGESKPRTKPEIHHMNWRMNWPAQVLVIGAGTIGLLAVKMLRVLGFEGPLWAVARHPRQAELARQFGANQVFPSTQAAQQAAGGRRYRGILGATSWRGGFEGVVEASGSPRGLQEASWAVQEGGRVLLLGAPATALHDFSPYWFREVRLVGSYAYSWDDFAEAVRLLPEMEGVEAMVTHKFGLEAWPEAIKTAATRRGIKVVFKP
- a CDS encoding bifunctional oligoribonuclease/PAP phosphatase NrnA, producing the protein MDAAHNAPEPRYWEKIRTVADTLRELEGPIIVVSHVDPDGDAIGSSLGLFRALRALDKNVTWIANPPRFLRFLVREDEYSDPIQQVPEGATLVVLDSAEPSRVAGAPVEGFVINIDHHGTNPRFGYLSVVDPSKAATAQIVKDLIDALGVTWTPEIATPVLTGLITDTGNFRFANTTPEVLHTAAELVGHGVQLAELTDRLQWRPVGYFKVMGAVLSTVEFHFGGLLVTAHMPPGINEEDSDDFVGIIRYAEGSQIAVFLREREEGVKISIRSRGGVSAQAVAVKLGGGGHVPAAGATLRGVTLEEAYRKVLATVEEELRRVGYL
- the cax gene encoding calcium/proton exchanger, coding for MWNYILLGFVPLAIALEVLHAPAVWIFLISALALLPLAGFMGRATEELAARAGSTVGGLLNATFGNAAELIIALVALLAGKLEVVKASITGSILSNLLLVLGLSIFMGGLRYSTQRFNAKAAGVMTSLLTLTLIAFMLPAFFDIAERNFFKVSNPALPDQMFSLATAGVLILIYLANIYFSLRTHKDLVSGLSDEAHHEAHWSLPVAVGVLAAATVGVAVMAEFLVGSLEEATKTLGLSEFFVGIILIPLVGNAAEHFAAVIFAMKNKMDLAVQIAVGSSLQIALLVAPILVIVGYLAGRPMDLVFQNPLELAALAASILATNAVVRDGESHWLEGVMLLGVYVLLGFAFFFTPK
- the aroA gene encoding 3-phosphoshikimate 1-carboxyvinyltransferase, with translation MERLISPTPSLKGTLRVPGDKSVTHRGLMLGTLAQGESTLYYPLKAGDTLSTAQVMRQLGAEITEQGEHFHIKGVGLRLKEPGDVLDCGNAGTLMRLVAGLLSGQEIFAVLTGDASLRRRPMGRVTLPLRQMGARIEGRENGRLAPLAIRGGGLRGIHYELPVASAQVKSALLLAGLFAEEDTEVLEPAPTRDHTERVFRHYGLPIEVEGRLIRTRRAEPFAAKDLTVPGDFSSAAFFIVAALITPDSEVTLEGVGLNPTRTGLLTVLKEMGADLSWEVTEGQDGEPVGWIRARSSQLRGVAVDPQLIPLMVDEVPILAAAAAWAEGETYIPGLEELRVKESDRVAAIAKNLQNLGVPVEVGPDWLRIRGGRVAGGGLVEPFHDHRIAMAFAVCGLPKGVTVQDAEWASISFPSFWEDLERLAGNK
- a CDS encoding DUF5317 domain-containing protein — translated: MAFATVRGLVAPEIAGPVAKALVLLLVGYGVWVNAHLRGLWFVGLGLLCNALVIFANRGHMPVSSEALYRVGLESYIPKLQQQYDAVHTLMTGSTQLWFLADIIPVHVLGYTNVISLGDVYLMVGIALTIVGGALESKRKAQEPIDIDLSF
- a CDS encoding O-acetylhomoserine aminocarboxypropyltransferase/cysteine synthase family protein, producing MEFSSLAVLSGLPPQDPHNAVGVPIYATAAYGFADLEDGAHKFATNQGYTYTRLQNPTVAALEARLTALEGALGAVCLASGQAASFASLLALVRAGDEVIASPGLFGGTVGLLNQVFGLMGVRVHFVAPEVAAVQAALNEKTRAVFVEVLGNPSLELPDLQGLAGLCEAHRVALVVDNTFGAVGALARPLEHGAHVVVHSLTKWASGHGSILGGAVLSRETALWQHYPQFTSPDAQGKIPWEQFGARCFLERVRQLGLSLGGMVLSPFNAYLLFQGLETLALRIERASQTALTLARWLESQPQVAWVRYPGLPTDPAHPRAAQYLRGGFGSILTFGIRGGLEGASRFLANLKIIQAPNVGDARTLAVHPWTTTHSRIPEAARRAAGVGPETIRLSVGLESPQDLQQMLLEALASVEQVGHED